Proteins encoded in a region of the Rhizobium sp. CC-YZS058 genome:
- a CDS encoding DUF433 domain-containing protein has product MSELSRITFDPNICHGRPTIRGLRIRVRDVLDLLAAGADVAEILSDYPYLEEADIRAVLAYAARQSDHTVLNVA; this is encoded by the coding sequence ATGAGCGAGTTGAGCAGAATCACTTTCGATCCCAACATCTGCCATGGTCGCCCGACAATCCGAGGCTTGCGCATTCGCGTGCGGGATGTGCTGGACTTGCTTGCTGCCGGAGCTGATGTGGCCGAAATCCTGAGCGACTACCCCTACCTAGAAGAAGCCGATATTCGGGCTGTTCTCGCTTATGCCGCACGCCAGAGTGATCATACGGTTCTGAACGTGGCCTGA
- the pip gene encoding prolyl aminopeptidase, which translates to MSIPPPEPVGSALRSAYPAIEPYASGHLDVGNGHRVYWERVGTPGAKPAVFLHGGPGGTAAASHRCLFDPALYDVLLFDQRGCGRSTPHASLEANTTWHLVADIERLREMVGVSSWLVLGGSWGSTLALAYAETHPERVSELVVRGVYTLTKAELDWYYQFGVSEMFPDKWERFIAPIPPEERHDMMRAYHRRLTGEDRGLRQELAKIWSRWEGETITLLPEPDASAKFSDDTFADAFARLETHYFVHGGWLEEGQLLRDAGRLADIPGTIVHGRYDMPCPARIAWELHKAWPKAEFYLIEGSGHAGSEPGILDRLIRATDLYAGKTQS; encoded by the coding sequence ATGAGCATACCCCCGCCAGAACCAGTAGGCAGCGCGCTGCGAAGCGCCTATCCCGCGATCGAACCCTATGCCTCCGGCCATCTCGATGTCGGCAACGGGCACCGTGTCTACTGGGAGCGGGTGGGCACGCCGGGCGCGAAGCCCGCCGTCTTCCTGCATGGCGGACCAGGCGGTACGGCGGCCGCGAGCCACCGCTGCCTGTTCGACCCCGCACTTTACGATGTGCTCCTGTTCGACCAGCGCGGCTGCGGTCGCTCGACCCCGCATGCAAGCCTCGAGGCCAACACGACCTGGCATCTCGTCGCCGATATCGAACGCCTGCGCGAGATGGTCGGCGTCTCCTCCTGGCTGGTGCTTGGCGGGTCCTGGGGCTCGACGCTGGCGCTCGCCTATGCCGAGACCCATCCCGAGCGGGTCTCCGAACTCGTCGTCCGCGGCGTCTACACGCTGACCAAGGCCGAACTCGACTGGTATTATCAGTTCGGCGTCTCGGAAATGTTTCCCGACAAGTGGGAGCGCTTCATCGCGCCGATCCCTCCGGAAGAGCGCCATGACATGATGCGGGCCTACCACCGCCGGCTGACCGGGGAGGACAGGGGGCTGCGCCAGGAGCTCGCCAAGATCTGGAGCCGCTGGGAGGGCGAGACGATCACGCTTCTGCCGGAGCCGGACGCCAGCGCCAAATTCTCCGACGACACTTTCGCCGATGCCTTCGCACGGCTTGAAACGCACTACTTCGTCCATGGCGGCTGGCTGGAGGAGGGACAATTGCTGCGCGATGCCGGCCGTCTGGCCGATATTCCCGGCACCATCGTCCACGGCCGCTACGACATGCCGTGCCCGGCCAGGATCGCCTGGGAGTTGCACAAGGCCTGGCCGAAGGCCGAATTCTACCTGATCGAAGGTTCAGGCCATGCCGGGTCCGAGCCCGGTATCCTGGACCGGCTGATCCGCGCCACCGATCTCTATGCCGGAAAGACCCAGTCATGA
- a CDS encoding GFA family protein — MSETVEKLRTGGCQCGAVRFRIKGALGRPSICHCRMCQKAFGGFFGPLVTVPEEGLAWSRGAPSYFQSSVNISRGFCAACGTPLTYRHPGGIEIAIGAFDERADLAPQIQVNYGARNSWVTTIFDQPVHEDPDFYSRQEAIISFQHPDHETDAWPNHGLNL; from the coding sequence ATGAGCGAGACGGTTGAAAAGCTGCGCACCGGCGGCTGCCAGTGCGGGGCAGTGCGCTTCCGGATCAAGGGCGCGCTGGGTCGCCCCTCCATCTGCCACTGCCGCATGTGCCAGAAGGCCTTCGGCGGCTTTTTCGGGCCGCTGGTCACCGTGCCGGAGGAGGGGCTTGCCTGGAGTCGCGGCGCGCCGTCATACTTCCAGTCCTCCGTGAATATCTCCCGCGGCTTCTGCGCCGCCTGCGGCACGCCGCTGACCTACCGCCATCCGGGCGGCATCGAAATCGCGATCGGCGCCTTTGACGAGCGGGCCGATCTCGCCCCGCAGATCCAGGTCAATTATGGGGCCCGCAACAGTTGGGTCACGACCATCTTCGACCAGCCGGTGCACGAGGATCCGGACTTCTATTCCCGCCAGGAAGCGATCATCTCCTTCCAGCATCCCGACCACGAGACGGATGCCTGGCCGAACCATGGACTGAATCTATGA
- a CDS encoding LysM peptidoglycan-binding domain-containing protein, giving the protein MNKTGLVALIVLAIASLLMIFVIMPNIDSSSPSQTAANAPASPAAPAVPGTPAAPGGAGGTMAPSTDATTPPPAAPVAPDAAAPATTGESATPGSETGNPEGADAPAAGTPAVASRTEQTAPKGARPGAPQESAAAAPDAPAAPSFDVLRVEPDGSTVIAGRAAPNSKLEIMSGQTKLGEAKTTESGDFAAVFDQPLAPGDYQITLRATAPDGKTSASDEVATVSIPKAAGGELLAMVSKPGEASRIITAPGLAGEAATAGPDAAAATNGEPAPANGAALPQAGTTGEQAALDPTQNAAAASAPAAQPNAAGAQISVTAVELEGDRIFVAGTARAGSTVRIYADDRFVGEAKADAAGRFIVEGQLTMSIGQHMIRADMLGPDGVKVQMRASVPFERPEGDQIAAVAPPVTGSAPDFDGGAFDAARIEASKAFSLLKGLYADGRTPSAEQVAAARSATEFALTSLSAIKAAPTVDAATRAMVEATAQSAREALGILAPLPRDVAAVGAAIGRLEAALQPILRPAQGNPAVAAPAAPQATVPGTSAADGSSPNTAANDMAAAPGAAEGQDQPQTVQQAPLQQSKTSVIIRRGDTLWQISRRVYGAGVRYTTIYVANEDQIADPDRILPGQIFGVPDKALPDAESEEIHRRHMQHGR; this is encoded by the coding sequence ATGAACAAGACAGGTTTGGTGGCGCTGATCGTTCTGGCGATTGCAAGCCTCTTGATGATCTTCGTCATCATGCCGAATATCGACAGCTCATCGCCCTCGCAGACGGCCGCCAATGCGCCGGCCTCTCCTGCAGCCCCGGCCGTTCCCGGCACGCCGGCCGCTCCGGGCGGAGCAGGCGGCACCATGGCGCCTTCCACCGATGCCACGACGCCGCCGCCGGCAGCGCCGGTCGCACCTGACGCCGCCGCACCTGCGACGACTGGCGAGAGCGCAACGCCCGGCAGCGAAACCGGCAATCCGGAGGGTGCAGACGCACCCGCGGCCGGCACGCCGGCAGTTGCCTCCAGGACTGAGCAGACAGCACCCAAGGGGGCCCGACCGGGCGCGCCGCAGGAGAGTGCCGCAGCGGCGCCCGACGCACCGGCCGCGCCGAGTTTCGATGTGCTGCGCGTCGAGCCGGACGGCTCGACCGTCATCGCCGGCCGTGCAGCGCCCAATTCCAAGCTCGAAATCATGAGCGGCCAGACCAAGCTCGGCGAGGCGAAGACGACCGAAAGCGGCGATTTCGCCGCCGTCTTCGATCAGCCGCTTGCCCCCGGCGACTACCAGATCACCCTGCGCGCCACCGCGCCGGACGGGAAGACCAGCGCCTCGGACGAGGTGGCGACGGTTTCCATTCCCAAGGCGGCTGGCGGCGAACTGCTGGCCATGGTCTCCAAGCCCGGCGAAGCCAGCCGCATCATCACCGCGCCCGGCCTCGCCGGCGAGGCCGCCACGGCCGGCCCGGACGCCGCAGCTGCGACCAATGGCGAGCCCGCTCCGGCAAACGGCGCCGCTCTCCCGCAGGCAGGTACGACCGGCGAACAGGCCGCGCTCGACCCGACGCAGAACGCCGCGGCGGCTTCCGCCCCCGCCGCCCAGCCGAACGCCGCTGGTGCGCAGATTTCGGTCACCGCCGTCGAGCTCGAAGGGGATCGGATCTTCGTCGCGGGGACGGCCCGCGCCGGCTCCACCGTGCGCATCTATGCCGATGACCGGTTCGTCGGCGAAGCGAAGGCCGATGCCGCCGGCCGTTTCATCGTCGAAGGGCAGCTCACGATGAGTATCGGCCAGCACATGATCCGCGCCGACATGCTCGGCCCGGACGGGGTGAAGGTGCAGATGCGCGCCTCCGTTCCCTTCGAACGGCCGGAGGGCGACCAGATCGCTGCCGTCGCGCCGCCCGTCACCGGCTCGGCGCCGGACTTCGATGGCGGTGCCTTCGATGCCGCGCGCATCGAGGCATCCAAGGCCTTCTCGCTGCTCAAGGGCCTTTATGCCGACGGCCGCACGCCCAGCGCCGAGCAGGTGGCCGCCGCGCGCTCGGCGACCGAATTCGCGCTGACCTCGCTGTCCGCCATCAAGGCTGCGCCGACCGTCGATGCCGCAACGCGCGCCATGGTCGAGGCGACCGCCCAGTCCGCCCGCGAGGCTCTCGGTATCCTGGCACCGCTGCCGCGCGACGTGGCCGCCGTCGGCGCGGCGATCGGCCGGCTCGAGGCCGCGCTTCAGCCCATCCTGAGGCCGGCGCAGGGCAACCCCGCCGTGGCGGCACCCGCCGCACCGCAGGCGACCGTACCCGGAACGTCCGCGGCGGACGGCAGCAGCCCGAATACCGCGGCGAATGATATGGCCGCCGCGCCGGGCGCGGCCGAGGGCCAGGATCAGCCGCAGACCGTGCAGCAGGCGCCGCTGCAGCAAAGCAAGACCTCCGTCATCATCCGCCGCGGCGATACGCTCTGGCAGATCTCCCGCCGCGTCTATGGTGCCGGCGTGCGCTACACGACGATCTATGTGGCGAACGAGGACCAGATCGCGGATCCCGACCGCATTCTGCCCGGCCAGATCTTCGGTGTGCCGGACAAGGCGCTGCCGGATGCGGAATCGGAGGAGATCCACCGCCGCCATATGCAGCATGGCCGATAG
- a CDS encoding type II toxin-antitoxin system VapC family toxin: MSEPVYMLDTNMVSHMIRFPDGIVMARADRHEKSALCVSVMTASELRYGVNKRGSSQLALLVEGALSLLSILPFEEKSTQSYADIRHMLAERGQMIGPVDLFIAAHARSLGLTMVTANVREFSRVPGLRIENWLEGVS, encoded by the coding sequence TTGAGCGAGCCTGTCTACATGCTGGACACGAACATGGTGTCGCACATGATCCGGTTCCCAGACGGGATCGTCATGGCGCGGGCAGATCGTCATGAGAAATCAGCCCTCTGTGTCAGCGTCATGACAGCGTCGGAGCTCCGATACGGCGTCAACAAGCGCGGGTCCAGCCAGCTTGCTCTGTTGGTCGAAGGGGCGCTGTCCTTGCTCAGCATCCTCCCGTTCGAGGAGAAGTCGACCCAAAGCTACGCCGATATCCGTCACATGCTCGCAGAGCGCGGACAGATGATCGGGCCTGTGGACCTCTTCATCGCCGCGCATGCACGTTCTCTCGGTCTGACGATGGTGACGGCCAATGTTCGAGAATTCTCCCGTGTGCCAGGGTTGCGGATCGAAAACTGGCTTGAGGGCGTATCATGA
- the cimA gene encoding citramalate synthase: MSPTKERIFLFDTTLRDGQQTPGVDFSLEEKIAIADMLDRFGMDYVEGGYPGANPTDTAFFAERRTRTARFVAFGMTRRPGQSTSNDPGLSALLQSESDAICLVAKSWDYHVRVALGCSNEENLASIRASVEAVVISGREAMVDCEHFFDGYKANPAYALDCARAAYEAGARWVVLCDTNGGTQPDEVRAIVQAVIAGGVPGDRLGIHAHNDTGQAVANSLAAVEAGVRQIQGTLNGIGERCGNANLVTLIPTLALKPHYADRFETAIDADRLQELTTLSHGFDELLNRSPDHQMPYVGASAFATKAGIHASALLKDPRTYEHVPPETVGNLRKVMVSDQGGKSNFINALKRRGITVEKDDPKLDRLIALVKEREAEGYAYEGADASFAILARRILSSVPEFFRVDSFRVMVERRFDANGQLKTVSEAVVRVSIDGETTLSVAEGHGPVNALDLALRKDLGKYQSEISDLELADYKVRILNGGTEAITRVLIESTDSSGARWWTVGVSDNIIDASFQALMDSVVFKLLKNREDVALAAE, encoded by the coding sequence ATGAGCCCCACCAAGGAGCGCATCTTCCTCTTCGACACGACCTTGCGCGACGGCCAGCAGACGCCCGGCGTCGATTTCTCGCTCGAGGAAAAGATCGCGATCGCCGACATGCTCGATCGTTTCGGCATGGACTATGTCGAGGGCGGTTATCCCGGCGCCAATCCGACCGATACGGCCTTCTTCGCCGAGCGACGCACGCGGACGGCCCGCTTCGTGGCCTTCGGCATGACGCGCCGTCCCGGACAGTCCACCTCCAACGATCCCGGCTTAAGCGCGCTGCTGCAATCGGAGAGCGACGCCATCTGTCTCGTGGCAAAAAGCTGGGACTATCATGTCCGCGTGGCGCTCGGCTGTTCGAACGAAGAGAACCTCGCATCCATCCGCGCCTCGGTCGAGGCCGTGGTGATCAGCGGCCGCGAGGCCATGGTCGATTGCGAGCATTTTTTCGACGGCTACAAGGCCAATCCCGCCTATGCGCTCGACTGCGCCCGCGCGGCCTATGAGGCCGGCGCGCGCTGGGTGGTGCTCTGCGACACGAATGGCGGCACGCAGCCCGACGAGGTCCGCGCGATCGTGCAGGCGGTCATTGCCGGCGGCGTGCCCGGAGACCGGCTCGGCATCCACGCCCATAACGACACCGGCCAAGCGGTCGCCAATTCGCTGGCGGCGGTAGAGGCCGGCGTCCGCCAGATCCAGGGCACGCTGAACGGCATCGGCGAGCGCTGCGGCAATGCCAATCTCGTCACCCTCATCCCCACCCTGGCGCTCAAGCCCCATTATGCCGACCGGTTCGAAACCGCGATCGATGCCGACCGCCTGCAGGAGCTGACGACGCTCTCGCACGGGTTCGACGAGCTGCTCAACCGTTCGCCGGATCACCAGATGCCCTATGTCGGCGCCTCGGCCTTCGCGACCAAGGCCGGCATCCACGCCTCGGCCTTGCTGAAGGACCCGCGCACCTACGAACATGTGCCGCCGGAAACGGTGGGCAATCTGCGCAAGGTCATGGTGTCCGACCAGGGCGGCAAGTCGAACTTCATCAATGCGCTGAAGCGGCGCGGCATTACGGTGGAAAAGGACGATCCGAAGCTCGACCGGCTGATCGCGCTCGTCAAGGAACGCGAGGCGGAGGGCTACGCCTATGAGGGCGCGGATGCGAGCTTCGCCATCCTCGCCCGCCGCATCCTCTCCTCGGTTCCGGAGTTCTTCCGGGTCGACAGTTTCCGCGTCATGGTCGAGCGGCGCTTCGATGCCAACGGCCAACTGAAGACAGTGTCGGAAGCGGTGGTGCGCGTCTCCATCGATGGAGAGACGACCCTCTCGGTTGCCGAAGGCCACGGCCCGGTCAACGCGCTCGACCTCGCGCTGCGCAAGGATCTCGGCAAGTACCAGTCGGAGATTTCCGATCTGGAGCTCGCCGACTACAAGGTCCGCATCCTGAACGGCGGCACGGAGGCCATCACCCGCGTGCTGATCGAATCGACCGACTCCTCCGGCGCCCGCTGGTGGACCGTCGGCGTCTCCGACAACATCATCGACGCGTCGTTCCAGGCGCTGATGGATTCGGTGGTCTTCAAACTGCTGAAGAACCGGGAGGATGTCGCACTGGCGGCGGAGTGA
- a CDS encoding DUF2442 domain-containing protein, translated as MRGGTGEGAFIAKSDKNILDEVAESFARREDPETIALEDARYDAETRSLVLAFADGSRFTLPIRSLAALAHAADDEVSDVKVIGGDVLHFEKLDAFYEVPALMAQRVGINALMAHLAGRAGKVSTPAKAAAARANGAKGGRPRKTKAA; from the coding sequence GTGAGGGGCGGAACCGGAGAAGGAGCTTTCATCGCAAAAAGCGATAAGAACATTCTCGACGAGGTCGCGGAGAGCTTTGCGCGGCGGGAAGATCCCGAGACGATCGCGCTTGAAGACGCGCGCTACGATGCGGAAACGCGCAGTCTGGTTCTTGCCTTTGCCGATGGGTCTCGCTTCACCTTGCCTATCCGCTCTCTGGCTGCCCTTGCCCATGCGGCGGATGACGAGGTCTCCGACGTCAAGGTGATCGGCGGCGATGTTCTGCATTTCGAAAAGCTCGACGCCTTCTACGAAGTCCCCGCGCTTATGGCGCAGCGCGTCGGGATTAATGCGCTGATGGCGCATCTTGCCGGCCGAGCCGGGAAGGTCTCGACGCCGGCCAAGGCCGCTGCAGCACGTGCCAACGGAGCAAAGGGCGGACGGCCGCGCAAGACGAAGGCAGCTTAG
- a CDS encoding bifunctional 2',3'-cyclic-nucleotide 2'-phosphodiesterase/3'-nucleotidase, which produces MSSVLAPLSRRRFVAGLAGASGLVLLHPFATRAAANQAHLRIMETTDIHVHVYPYDYYGDKPNDTLGLARTASIIDAIRAEAANSILLDNGDVLQGNPMGDYMAYRKGLEGGDVHPVIKAMNVLGYEGATLGNHEFNYGLDYLMAALAGANFPYVCANLTKGTLAADPTKDPLFFKPYLIIEKTLADGAGGVSPLKIGIIGFLPPQIMVWDAKTLEGKAQTRDIVEAARAWVPVIKAEGADLVIALSHSGIDAASPTERMENASLHLAGVEGIDAVLTGHQHLVFPGPKSFDGLPGVDPVKGTLMGKPAVMAGFWGSHLGLIDLLLEHDGGRWRVVDFTTEVRPIYHREGKAIVPDVADRLDVLDAARADHEATLAYVRTPVGKTAAPLHSYFALVADDPSIQIVAQAQSWYVRDMLKDTEWKDLPVLSAAAPFKAGGRGGADYYTDVPAGDIAIKNVADLYLYPNTVQAVAITGADVREWLEMSAGIFNALKPGEKDQPLINPAFPSYNFDVIDGVTYQIDLAQPPRYDADGKLINPEAHRIVDLRFDGKPIDPAAKFAVATNNYRAGGGGHFPGITADKVILVAPDTNRDVIVRYIHDQGTINPSADGNWRFAPLPGTTALFDTGPRARPLIASVKAAKLEDTGDGADGFARVRLVL; this is translated from the coding sequence ATGTCGTCCGTTCTCGCTCCTCTCTCCCGGCGGCGCTTCGTTGCCGGGCTCGCCGGCGCCTCCGGCCTCGTCCTTCTGCACCCTTTCGCCACACGGGCTGCGGCCAACCAGGCCCATCTGCGCATCATGGAGACGACCGACATCCACGTGCACGTCTACCCCTACGACTATTACGGAGACAAACCGAACGACACGCTGGGTCTTGCCCGTACCGCCTCGATCATCGACGCCATCCGCGCAGAAGCCGCCAATTCGATCCTGCTCGACAATGGCGACGTGCTGCAGGGCAACCCGATGGGCGATTATATGGCGTATCGGAAGGGGCTCGAAGGCGGCGACGTCCATCCGGTCATCAAGGCGATGAACGTGCTCGGTTATGAGGGCGCCACGCTCGGCAATCACGAATTCAACTACGGGCTCGACTATCTGATGGCGGCGCTGGCGGGCGCCAACTTCCCCTATGTCTGCGCCAATCTGACGAAAGGCACGCTCGCCGCCGACCCGACCAAGGATCCGCTGTTCTTCAAGCCCTACCTGATCATCGAAAAGACGCTCGCCGACGGCGCCGGCGGCGTCAGCCCGCTGAAGATCGGCATTATTGGGTTCCTGCCGCCGCAGATCATGGTTTGGGATGCGAAGACCCTCGAGGGCAAGGCGCAGACGCGCGACATCGTCGAGGCGGCCAGGGCCTGGGTCCCCGTCATCAAGGCCGAAGGCGCGGACCTCGTCATCGCGCTTTCTCATTCCGGCATCGACGCGGCGAGCCCGACCGAGCGCATGGAAAATGCCTCGCTGCATCTGGCGGGTGTCGAGGGGATCGATGCGGTGCTGACCGGCCACCAGCACCTGGTCTTTCCCGGGCCGAAGAGCTTCGATGGGCTGCCCGGCGTCGATCCGGTCAAGGGCACGCTGATGGGCAAGCCGGCGGTGATGGCCGGATTCTGGGGGTCGCATCTCGGCCTCATCGACCTTCTGCTCGAACATGATGGCGGACGGTGGCGCGTCGTCGATTTCACCACCGAAGTGCGGCCGATCTATCACCGCGAGGGCAAGGCGATCGTTCCGGATGTGGCCGACCGCCTCGATGTCCTCGACGCCGCCAGAGCGGACCATGAGGCGACGCTCGCCTATGTCCGTACCCCGGTCGGCAAAACCGCCGCACCGCTCCATTCCTATTTCGCGCTGGTGGCCGATGATCCCTCGATCCAGATCGTCGCCCAGGCACAGAGCTGGTATGTGCGCGACATGCTGAAGGACACCGAATGGAAGGATCTGCCGGTCCTCTCGGCTGCCGCCCCCTTCAAGGCCGGCGGGCGCGGCGGGGCGGACTATTACACCGATGTGCCGGCCGGCGACATCGCGATCAAGAACGTGGCCGACCTCTATCTTTACCCCAACACCGTGCAGGCGGTGGCGATCACCGGTGCCGATGTGAGAGAATGGCTGGAAATGTCTGCCGGGATCTTCAATGCGCTGAAACCGGGGGAGAAGGACCAGCCGCTGATCAACCCGGCCTTCCCCTCCTATAATTTCGACGTGATCGACGGTGTGACCTATCAGATCGACCTCGCCCAACCGCCGCGCTACGACGCCGATGGCAAGCTGATCAACCCGGAGGCGCATCGGATCGTCGACCTTCGGTTCGACGGCAAGCCCATCGATCCGGCCGCGAAATTCGCGGTCGCCACCAACAATTACCGCGCCGGCGGCGGCGGACACTTCCCAGGCATCACCGCCGACAAGGTGATCCTCGTCGCCCCAGACACCAATCGCGACGTGATCGTCCGCTATATTCACGACCAAGGCACGATCAACCCCAGCGCCGATGGCAACTGGCGCTTCGCGCCGCTCCCCGGCACCACCGCCCTCTTCGACACCGGCCCCCGCGCCCGCCCCCTCATCGCCAGCGTCAAGGCCGCCAAACTGGAGGACACCGGCGACGGCGCCGATGGGTTTGCGCGGGTGAGGCTGGTGTTGTGA
- a CDS encoding DUF5615 family PIN-like protein, whose translation MRFLINAQLPPDFCERLRGHGCEAAHVSSLGMASASDAAIWTLAKTESWVVVTKDEDFALRKSLDPTDRQSSGCAGRTRGGPS comes from the coding sequence ATGCGCTTCCTGATCAACGCGCAGCTGCCTCCCGACTTTTGCGAAAGGTTAAGGGGCCACGGCTGTGAAGCGGCCCACGTCTCTTCCCTCGGCATGGCGTCAGCCAGCGACGCAGCGATTTGGACACTGGCGAAAACAGAAAGCTGGGTCGTCGTCACCAAAGATGAGGATTTCGCGCTCCGCAAGAGCCTCGATCCGACGGACCGCCAATCCTCTGGCTGCGCTGGCCGAACACGCGGCGGGCCGAGCTGA
- a CDS encoding GFA family protein, whose protein sequence is MSGNDIRTGGCQCGAVRFRVEGVLGDASVCHCRMCQKASGNFYLPLVSVRDARLVWTRGAPQRFQSSNHVQRGFCASCGTPLTYEAPDGVALTIASFDRPEEIVPRIQWGIEEKLPYVDGLPSLPGERTMADIQAAPFLDTLVSYQHPDHDTVDWPRGGASQ, encoded by the coding sequence ATGAGCGGAAACGACATCCGCACCGGCGGCTGCCAGTGCGGGGCGGTGCGGTTTCGGGTCGAGGGGGTCTTGGGCGATGCCTCCGTCTGTCACTGCCGCATGTGCCAGAAGGCCTCGGGAAATTTCTACCTGCCGCTCGTCTCGGTGCGGGATGCAAGGCTCGTCTGGACGCGCGGCGCGCCGCAGCGCTTCCAGTCGTCCAACCATGTGCAGCGCGGGTTCTGTGCCTCCTGCGGCACACCGCTCACCTATGAGGCGCCGGATGGGGTCGCCTTGACGATCGCGAGCTTCGACCGGCCGGAGGAGATCGTGCCGCGCATCCAGTGGGGCATCGAGGAGAAGCTGCCCTATGTCGATGGCCTGCCAAGCCTCCCCGGCGAAAGAACGATGGCCGATATTCAGGCTGCTCCCTTTCTCGACACGCTGGTCTCGTATCAGCATCCCGATCATGACACGGTGGACTGGCCCAGGGGAGGAGCAAGTCAATGA
- a CDS encoding TIGR00730 family Rossman fold protein, whose product MSSENVPIRSICVYCGSQPGRDTAFVDAGRTLGRAIARNRMHLVYGGGTKGVMGAVASGVLSEGGRVTGIIPQFLMDMEATRHSLGQLSELIVTPDMHERKHKMFERADAFVTLPGGIGTLEEIVEIMTWAQLGRHRKPIVLANIGGFWNPLTKLLTHMAEMGFIHTAHLVQPMLIDDPEEIVPALQAHWAGKVDREGESDIISRL is encoded by the coding sequence ATGAGCAGCGAAAATGTCCCGATTCGATCCATCTGCGTCTATTGCGGCTCCCAGCCGGGACGCGACACCGCCTTCGTCGATGCCGGCCGTACCCTTGGCCGCGCCATCGCCCGCAACAGGATGCACCTCGTCTATGGCGGCGGCACCAAGGGCGTCATGGGCGCGGTGGCAAGCGGCGTCCTGTCGGAGGGCGGCCGGGTCACCGGCATCATCCCGCAGTTCCTGATGGATATGGAAGCGACCCGGCATTCGCTCGGCCAGCTGAGCGAGCTGATTGTCACCCCGGACATGCACGAGCGCAAGCACAAGATGTTCGAGCGCGCTGACGCCTTCGTGACCCTGCCCGGCGGCATCGGCACGCTGGAAGAGATCGTCGAGATCATGACCTGGGCGCAGCTCGGCCGTCACCGCAAGCCGATCGTGCTGGCCAATATCGGCGGCTTCTGGAATCCGCTGACCAAGCTTCTCACCCACATGGCCGAGATGGGCTTCATCCATACTGCCCATCTCGTTCAGCCGATGCTGATCGACGACCCGGAAGAGATCGTGCCGGCCTTGCAGGCCCACTGGGCCGGCAAGGTCGATCGTGAGGGCGAGAGCGACATCATCTCCCGCCTTTGA
- the rarD gene encoding EamA family transporter RarD — protein sequence MADVTTRDVTTPITPGAGAPASAPGPQTGDTPRGFLLAAIAYVMWGFLPFFMKGIAHIPAAEVVAHRIVWSVPLVGAYILWLGRTEDLKAALRSFRMLRMAALTALLVTFNWGIYVWSIAVGRTLEAALGYYINPLFSIFLGAVLLKEKLSRAQMVAIALAAAAVAIVAYDAGGLPWVSLGLCVSWGFYAFFRKTLPIGPNQGFFLEVLLLSVPSLLFILYLEASGQGHFGDTGPADVVWLLSSGLVTAVPLLFYANGAKLLRLSTIGIMQYIAPSMVFLIAVFIFGEPFGMVKLFAFVLIWAALVVYTSSMVLTSRANRRATSANAKV from the coding sequence ATGGCCGACGTGACGACCAGGGACGTGACGACACCGATCACGCCTGGGGCGGGGGCACCGGCAAGCGCGCCCGGCCCGCAGACCGGCGACACGCCGCGCGGCTTCCTGCTGGCCGCCATCGCCTATGTGATGTGGGGCTTTCTGCCTTTCTTCATGAAGGGCATTGCCCATATCCCCGCTGCCGAAGTGGTAGCGCATCGCATCGTCTGGTCGGTGCCCCTCGTCGGGGCCTATATTCTCTGGCTGGGACGGACGGAGGACCTGAAGGCGGCGCTGCGTTCCTTCCGGATGCTGCGCATGGCGGCGCTGACGGCGCTGCTCGTCACCTTCAACTGGGGCATCTATGTCTGGTCGATCGCCGTCGGCCGCACGCTCGAGGCAGCGCTCGGCTATTACATCAACCCGCTGTTCTCGATCTTCCTCGGCGCGGTGCTGCTGAAGGAAAAGCTGTCGCGGGCGCAGATGGTCGCCATCGCGCTTGCCGCCGCGGCGGTGGCCATCGTGGCCTATGACGCTGGCGGACTGCCCTGGGTCTCGCTGGGCCTGTGCGTCTCCTGGGGGTTCTACGCCTTCTTCCGCAAGACGCTGCCGATCGGCCCCAACCAGGGGTTCTTCCTAGAGGTGCTGCTGCTTTCCGTGCCGTCGCTTCTCTTCATTCTCTATCTGGAGGCGAGCGGGCAGGGGCACTTCGGCGATACCGGGCCGGCGGATGTGGTGTGGCTCTTGAGCTCCGGCCTAGTAACGGCCGTGCCGCTGCTCTTCTATGCCAATGGCGCCAAGCTCCTACGCCTCTCCACCATCGGCATCATGCAATACATCGCGCCGAGCATGGTGTTCCTGATCGCCGTCTTCATCTTCGGCGAGCCCTTCGGCATGGTGAAGCTCTTCGCCTTCGTCCTGATCTGGGCGGCGCTGGTCGTCTATACGAGCTCGATGGTGCTCACCAGCCGCGCCAACCGCCGCGCGACCTCCGCCAACGCCAAGGTCTGA